The following proteins are encoded in a genomic region of Dokdonia donghaensis DSW-1:
- a CDS encoding SIMPL domain-containing protein, whose product MKYITVLILLITMSISAQNNTMQPLVNVTGEGIVKVVPDGVNIRVRVENQGKEAKQVKAENDQAIDNVIKFLRSQGIDSKYVQTEYINLNKNYDYNSKTYNYNANQTLTIKLKDLKMYEGVMAGLLNSGINRIDNVQFTSSQMDALKADARVKAIKDAKDKATAYAGALGQTIGKAVQISEQGSASPQPPMYKARMMSMEMDNAAGGETIAPGELTITTKISVSFELK is encoded by the coding sequence ATGAAATATATAACCGTATTAATTCTATTAATCACAATGTCTATATCTGCTCAAAACAACACAATGCAACCCCTCGTAAATGTTACCGGTGAAGGTATTGTTAAGGTAGTGCCAGACGGTGTAAACATACGTGTACGCGTAGAAAATCAAGGCAAGGAAGCAAAGCAAGTAAAAGCAGAAAATGATCAAGCTATAGATAATGTTATAAAGTTCTTACGTAGTCAAGGTATAGATAGTAAGTATGTGCAGACAGAGTACATAAACCTTAATAAAAACTATGATTATAACAGTAAGACCTATAACTATAATGCAAACCAAACACTTACCATAAAGCTCAAGGATTTAAAGATGTATGAAGGTGTAATGGCAGGACTTCTCAATTCTGGTATTAATCGTATAGATAACGTACAGTTTACTTCTTCACAGATGGATGCTCTTAAGGCAGACGCGCGTGTGAAAGCCATCAAAGATGCCAAAGATAAGGCCACAGCATATGCTGGTGCATTAGGTCAAACTATAGGTAAAGCAGTACAAATAAGTGAGCAGGGTAGTGCCTCACCACAACCTCCTATGTACAAGGCTAGAATGATGTCTATGGAGATGGATAACGCTGCAGGAGGGGAGACCATCGCTCCAGGAGAGCTTACAATCACTACAAAAATCTCTGTAAGTTTTGAATTAAAATAA
- a CDS encoding rhomboid family intramembrane serine protease: protein MADLHPVTIAIILANVLFSMSGFKNYSMFEKYKFNVGAIRRGEQVRMVSSAFLHANTQHLLFNMLTLYFFANAVIYTIGVPRFLLVYVSSLLLGNLLSYFLHKDEYHYSAVGASGAVMGVVYAGILLNPRLEIYFMPGWVFGVGYMIYSIYGMVKRNDNIGHDAHFGGAIAGYVIAIISAPILLEERLLIVIALALPIIAFFILFKLGKI from the coding sequence ATGGCGGATTTACATCCAGTTACAATTGCAATTATTTTAGCAAATGTCTTATTCTCTATGAGTGGTTTTAAAAACTACTCAATGTTTGAGAAATATAAATTTAACGTAGGAGCTATACGCAGGGGAGAGCAAGTACGTATGGTATCTTCTGCCTTTTTACACGCAAACACGCAGCACTTATTATTTAATATGCTCACGCTGTATTTCTTTGCAAATGCTGTTATCTACACTATAGGGGTACCTAGATTTTTACTGGTGTATGTTTCAAGTTTGCTTTTAGGAAATTTACTTTCTTATTTTCTACATAAAGATGAGTATCACTACTCTGCCGTAGGAGCTAGTGGTGCAGTGATGGGTGTAGTGTATGCTGGGATACTTCTCAACCCAAGATTAGAAATTTACTTTATGCCAGGTTGGGTATTTGGAGTAGGGTATATGATCTATTCTATTTACGGTATGGTAAAACGTAATGATAATATAGGGCACGATGCCCATTTTGGAGGTGCTATTGCTGGGTATGTAATTGCCATTATCTCTGCGCCTATACTTCTAGAAGAGCGACTTTTAATAGTAATTGCCCTAGCTTTACCTATTATTGCTTTCTTTATTCTTTTTAAATTAGGAAAGATTTAA
- a CDS encoding lysophospholipid acyltransferase family protein: MKAIVFWLFYPLLWLISILPFKGLYLLSDFCYFVIYKVIGYRKKVVRYNLKTTFPEKSEEELHTIERKFYSHLCDMFLEMIKSMNIKKEDLLERYQFSNKELITKYDKEGQSSLLMMGHYASYEWIFALQLSMENPGYGVYKKIKHKQFDNLIRKIRSRWNTYLIDSKDTMRFIRKNESENKTGCYGFVADQSPRFHRARYWTQFLGHELPFFTGVERIAKEFKLPVFYYGTEKIKRGYYKGSFQLITPDGSTTEDGEIMTNYAAALEAQIRKNPEYYLWTHKRFKLLGKKEEVLSEINKSKK, from the coding sequence ATGAAAGCTATTGTTTTCTGGTTGTTTTACCCGCTATTATGGCTCATCTCCATACTCCCTTTTAAAGGGCTTTACCTGCTTTCAGATTTCTGTTATTTTGTTATTTATAAAGTTATAGGCTATCGTAAAAAAGTAGTGAGATATAACCTAAAGACTACCTTCCCAGAAAAATCTGAAGAAGAACTCCATACCATAGAGCGTAAATTTTATAGCCATCTCTGTGATATGTTTCTAGAGATGATAAAATCTATGAATATAAAAAAGGAAGATCTTCTTGAACGTTACCAATTTTCTAACAAGGAACTCATCACAAAATATGATAAGGAAGGACAAAGCTCACTCCTTATGATGGGACACTACGCAAGTTATGAATGGATATTTGCACTACAACTATCTATGGAAAATCCGGGTTACGGAGTTTATAAGAAGATAAAACACAAACAGTTTGATAATCTCATACGCAAGATACGTAGTAGATGGAACACCTACCTTATAGATTCTAAGGATACAATGCGCTTTATAAGAAAAAATGAGAGTGAGAATAAAACAGGCTGTTACGGCTTTGTAGCAGATCAATCGCCTAGATTTCACCGTGCTCGCTACTGGACACAATTTTTAGGTCACGAGTTGCCTTTTTTTACTGGGGTAGAACGTATTGCAAAAGAGTTTAAACTACCCGTATTTTATTACGGTACAGAAAAGATAAAACGTGGCTACTACAAAGGATCTTTCCAGCTCATAACACCAGATGGTTCTACAACCGAAGATGGCGAGATTATGACAAATTATGCCGCCGCTCTTGAAGCACAAATACGCAAAAATCCAGAGTATTACCTCTGGACTCATAAACGTTTTAAGCTCTTAGGCAAAAAGGAGGAAGTCCTTTCTGAAATAAATAAGTCTAAGAAATAG
- a CDS encoding aminotransferase class V-fold PLP-dependent enzyme, giving the protein MNTLKSTKPSGKLENYFSRFRENIIGINQSFQSPYGTKQLLYTDWTASGRLYGPIEEKMLRDFGPYVANTHTETTVSGTAMTMSYHKAKHIIKEHVNADENDVLIVGGNGMTGMINKFQRILGLKVPENIKKFTEVPAEIKPIVFVTHMEHHSNQTTWLETTATVVVVPAKEDGRFCIQMFEQELLKYEDHPFKIASITACSNVTGIQTPYHDVARLMHAHGGLCFVDFACSAPYVHVDMHPENKEERLDAIFFSPHKFLGGPGSSGVLIFNKDLYKNVVPDNPGGGTVSWTNPWGEHKYIDNIEEREDGGTPGFLQTIRTALSIKVKEEMGVDNILAREHELIDIIWNELDAVENVKILAGDHKDRLGVISFYIEELHFNLAVKLLNDRFGIQTRGGCSCAGTYGHYLLNVDQKTSNSLACEIDAGNLIQKPGWIRMSIHPTITNEEIAYVCACIKELALHHKDWSQDYIYQPYSNEYLHKDDKATSLSRSTAIDSWFEF; this is encoded by the coding sequence ATGAATACATTAAAGTCTACTAAGCCTAGCGGTAAACTAGAGAATTACTTTTCACGCTTTCGCGAAAACATCATTGGCATTAACCAAAGTTTTCAATCTCCATACGGAACAAAGCAGCTTTTATATACAGACTGGACCGCCTCAGGAAGATTATATGGTCCCATAGAGGAGAAGATGTTACGCGACTTTGGTCCCTATGTGGCAAATACCCATACTGAGACAACCGTCTCTGGTACTGCTATGACAATGAGTTATCATAAAGCAAAGCATATCATAAAAGAGCACGTAAATGCAGATGAGAATGATGTACTCATAGTAGGTGGTAATGGTATGACGGGTATGATCAATAAATTTCAGCGCATACTTGGATTAAAAGTACCAGAAAACATAAAGAAATTTACAGAAGTACCTGCAGAGATAAAGCCCATTGTTTTTGTCACACATATGGAGCATCACAGTAATCAAACTACGTGGCTAGAGACCACGGCAACAGTAGTGGTCGTGCCTGCCAAAGAAGATGGACGCTTTTGTATACAGATGTTTGAACAAGAACTACTCAAATATGAAGATCACCCTTTTAAAATAGCATCTATTACCGCTTGTAGTAATGTAACAGGTATACAGACACCATATCACGATGTGGCGAGACTTATGCACGCTCACGGTGGTTTATGTTTTGTAGACTTTGCGTGTAGTGCGCCTTATGTGCATGTTGATATGCACCCAGAGAATAAAGAAGAGCGCCTAGACGCTATTTTCTTCTCTCCACACAAGTTTTTAGGAGGACCAGGCTCTTCTGGAGTTTTAATCTTTAATAAAGATTTATATAAAAACGTGGTACCAGATAACCCAGGTGGAGGCACCGTATCGTGGACAAACCCTTGGGGTGAGCATAAGTATATAGATAATATAGAAGAGCGTGAAGATGGGGGTACTCCGGGTTTCTTGCAAACCATACGTACAGCCTTATCAATTAAAGTAAAAGAAGAGATGGGTGTAGATAATATACTCGCTCGTGAGCACGAACTTATAGACATCATTTGGAATGAACTAGACGCGGTAGAAAACGTAAAAATTCTTGCAGGTGATCATAAAGATAGACTAGGTGTTATTTCTTTTTATATAGAAGAGTTGCACTTTAATCTAGCGGTAAAATTACTCAATGACCGTTTTGGGATACAAACTAGGGGCGGTTGTAGCTGCGCAGGTACTTATGGGCATTATTTACTCAATGTAGATCAAAAAACATCAAACTCGCTCGCCTGTGAGATAGATGCAGGTAACTTAATACAAAAGCCAGGATGGATACGTATGTCTATTCACCCTACCATCACAAATGAGGAAATAGCTTATGTATGCGCGTGTATAAAAGAACTAGCTTTACATCACAAAGACTGGTCTCAAGATTATATATACCAACCTTACTCAAATGAGTACCTACATAAAGACGATAAGGCAACCTCTTTAAGTCGTAGTACTGCTATAGACTCTTGGTTTGAATTTTAA
- the glmM gene encoding phosphoglucosamine mutase, protein MTLIKSISGIRGTIGGRTGENLTPVDAVKFAAAYGAWLKNDRNKETYRVVVGRDARISGSMIQELVMNTLVGMGIHIIDLGLSTTPTVEVAVPMEHADGGIILTASHNPKQWNALKLLNSKGEFLNGVEGEKILNYADNEDFTFAEVDDLGKITKNDAYIDLHIEEVKNLELVDVNAIKDAKFKVVVDGVNSTGGIAIPRLLEELGVEAVKLYCTPNGEFPHNPEPLKEHLGDICKMVVDENADFGIVVDPDVDRLAFIDDKGEMFGEEYTLVACADYVLGETKGNTVSNLSSSRALRDITRKHGGEYFASAVGEVNVVQTMKDQNAVIGGEGNGGIIYPASHYGRDSLVGTALFLTHLAKLKISVSELKASYPPYFMSKQKIQLTPGLDVDALLEKMAAKYSNEDVSTVDGVKVDFENHWVHLRKSNTEPIIRIYTEASTQAEADQVANDMIATIKEVAGI, encoded by the coding sequence ATGACATTAATAAAATCTATATCAGGAATACGTGGTACCATAGGAGGTCGCACGGGTGAAAACCTTACACCAGTAGATGCAGTAAAATTTGCTGCAGCATACGGTGCGTGGCTCAAAAATGATCGTAATAAAGAAACCTACAGAGTAGTAGTAGGGCGTGATGCACGTATATCTGGATCTATGATACAAGAGCTCGTGATGAACACGCTCGTGGGTATGGGAATCCATATTATAGACCTTGGCCTCTCTACCACACCTACGGTAGAAGTTGCCGTACCTATGGAACACGCAGATGGTGGTATTATACTCACTGCCTCGCATAACCCAAAACAATGGAACGCGCTTAAACTATTAAACAGTAAGGGTGAGTTTCTTAATGGAGTAGAAGGGGAGAAAATTTTAAATTATGCAGATAATGAAGATTTTACCTTTGCAGAGGTAGATGATCTAGGTAAAATCACAAAAAATGATGCCTACATAGATTTGCATATAGAAGAGGTAAAAAACCTTGAGCTTGTAGATGTAAACGCTATTAAGGATGCTAAGTTTAAAGTTGTGGTAGATGGTGTAAACTCTACGGGAGGTATTGCCATACCAAGATTACTAGAAGAGCTAGGCGTAGAGGCAGTAAAATTATACTGTACACCTAACGGGGAGTTTCCTCACAACCCAGAACCGCTTAAGGAGCACCTAGGTGACATCTGTAAAATGGTGGTAGATGAAAATGCAGATTTTGGTATCGTAGTAGATCCAGATGTAGACCGTCTTGCTTTTATAGATGATAAGGGAGAAATGTTTGGAGAAGAGTACACCCTCGTTGCTTGTGCAGATTATGTACTAGGAGAGACTAAGGGTAATACGGTGTCAAACCTATCTTCATCACGTGCGCTACGTGATATCACAAGAAAACACGGTGGAGAATACTTTGCAAGTGCCGTAGGAGAGGTAAACGTAGTACAAACTATGAAGGACCAAAACGCCGTAATAGGCGGAGAAGGAAATGGTGGAATTATCTACCCAGCATCGCACTACGGTCGTGATAGTCTGGTGGGTACGGCGCTTTTCCTTACACACCTTGCAAAGCTTAAAATCTCTGTGAGCGAACTCAAGGCTAGTTATCCTCCATACTTTATGAGTAAGCAAAAGATCCAGCTCACACCAGGTCTTGACGTAGATGCATTACTAGAAAAGATGGCTGCCAAATATTCAAATGAAGACGTGTCTACGGTAGATGGTGTAAAAGTAGATTTTGAAAATCACTGGGTACACCTTCGTAAGTCGAATACAGAACCTATTATACGTATTTATACAGAGGCAAGCACACAAGCCGAAGCAGACCAAGTTGCAAATGATATGATTGCTACCATTAAGGAAGTAGCTGGTATCTAG
- a CDS encoding ACP phosphodiesterase, with protein MNFLAHIYLTDGLPMETIGNFMADGIKGKKYLKYSDDIQRGILVHRWIDSYTDSHPIVKQSTKRLHAKYGHYSGVIVDIIYDHFLAKNWNNYHDTALDVYIDDFYQLLQDHHHLLTGRIQKMMIPMMEQNWLLSYATMEGIGTVLYNMNIRTKRRVAMDKAIEDLAEHYEAFEDEFTRFFKELQAFVALKLEEL; from the coding sequence ATGAATTTTCTCGCACACATTTACCTTACCGATGGCTTACCTATGGAAACTATAGGCAACTTTATGGCAGATGGTATAAAAGGTAAAAAGTACCTCAAGTATAGTGATGATATACAGCGAGGTATACTTGTGCATCGCTGGATAGATAGCTACACAGATAGTCACCCTATTGTAAAGCAGAGTACAAAACGTCTGCACGCAAAGTATGGTCACTACTCTGGTGTGATAGTAGATATTATTTATGATCACTTTCTAGCCAAAAACTGGAACAATTATCACGATACAGCGCTAGATGTGTACATAGATGACTTTTACCAGCTACTACAAGACCATCATCACTTGCTCACGGGTCGCATACAGAAAATGATGATCCCTATGATGGAGCAAAACTGGCTCCTCAGCTATGCAACTATGGAAGGCATAGGCACTGTGCTTTACAATATGAACATACGCACAAAACGCCGTGTAGCGATGGATAAAGCTATAGAAGACCTTGCCGAACATTATGAAGCCTTTGAAGATGAGTTCACACGCTTTTTTAAAGAATTACAAGCCTTTGTTGCATTAAAACTAGAAGAACTTTAA
- the ggt gene encoding gamma-glutamyltransferase, protein MKYLLLLCIPLLFINCKTEAPAPAPIQGLIAQEAMVVSAREEASRIGVEIMRQGGNVFDAMIATDMALNVTYPFAGSLGGGGFLVYRTKDGDIGALDYREMAPGAATSDMYLDEDGNVIPGLSTEGSLAVGVPGGLAGMFAVHEKFGSLPMETILKPVIDLARNGYVITEKQTGRFGALQDKFKELNGDSIIYVNAFVKADTLKNEALAQTLERIVANGKDEFYKGETGQKLVAFLQSKGGIITMEDLAAYEAKWRTPVTFEYDNLKMISMSPPSSGGVCLSQIMQMIEPYDISQYGHNSVESIQLLTEAERRAYADRSFYLGDPDFVNIPIDTLISDVYAKNRMETFSWDTATKSSDMTHGALPGYESMETTHYSAVDQYGNAIAVTTTLNGAYGSKLYASDIGFFLNNEMDDFSSKPGVPNMFGLIGAEANKIEPGKRMLSSMTPTLVEKDGEFWMTVGTPGGSTIITSVLQTVLNVHEFGMTMQEAVNAPRFHHQWLPDVVLFEPNSFDPAIISGLQEKGYETNEERSPVIGKVDGILVLPNGTLEGGADRRGDDTAVGF, encoded by the coding sequence ATGAAGTATTTACTCTTACTCTGCATTCCCCTATTATTTATAAACTGTAAGACAGAAGCACCTGCTCCCGCACCCATACAGGGACTCATTGCTCAGGAGGCTATGGTCGTTTCGGCGAGAGAGGAGGCTTCACGCATAGGCGTTGAGATTATGAGGCAAGGTGGTAACGTTTTTGACGCAATGATTGCTACAGATATGGCGCTCAATGTGACATACCCGTTTGCCGGTAGTCTAGGTGGTGGTGGTTTTCTAGTATACCGAACTAAAGATGGAGATATAGGAGCGCTAGACTATCGCGAGATGGCACCCGGTGCGGCTACAAGTGATATGTACCTAGATGAAGACGGTAACGTGATACCAGGTTTAAGTACAGAGGGAAGTCTCGCTGTGGGTGTGCCAGGTGGTCTTGCAGGTATGTTTGCCGTGCACGAGAAGTTTGGCTCACTACCTATGGAGACCATTCTCAAGCCCGTAATAGACCTTGCTCGCAATGGGTATGTGATTACAGAAAAACAAACAGGAAGGTTTGGCGCTTTACAAGATAAATTTAAAGAGCTTAACGGAGATAGTATTATATATGTAAACGCTTTCGTGAAAGCGGACACCCTTAAAAACGAAGCCCTCGCACAAACACTAGAGCGCATTGTAGCAAATGGTAAAGACGAGTTTTACAAAGGTGAGACGGGCCAAAAACTGGTAGCCTTCTTACAATCTAAAGGTGGGATCATCACAATGGAAGATCTTGCGGCATACGAAGCAAAGTGGCGCACGCCGGTAACCTTTGAGTATGATAACTTAAAAATGATTTCTATGAGTCCGCCTAGTTCTGGTGGGGTTTGTTTATCACAAATTATGCAAATGATAGAACCGTATGACATCTCACAATATGGTCACAACAGTGTGGAGAGTATACAACTACTTACAGAAGCAGAGCGTCGCGCGTATGCAGATAGAAGTTTTTACCTAGGAGATCCAGATTTTGTAAACATCCCTATAGACACACTCATCTCTGATGTGTATGCAAAAAACAGAATGGAAACCTTCTCTTGGGACACCGCTACAAAGTCTAGCGATATGACACACGGTGCCTTGCCAGGTTATGAGAGTATGGAAACAACGCACTACAGCGCGGTAGATCAGTATGGTAATGCCATTGCAGTAACGACCACGCTTAACGGTGCTTATGGATCTAAGTTATATGCGAGTGACATAGGCTTCTTTTTAAACAATGAGATGGATGACTTCTCTAGTAAACCTGGAGTACCTAATATGTTTGGCCTCATAGGCGCCGAGGCAAATAAAATTGAGCCAGGCAAGCGTATGCTGTCTAGTATGACTCCTACCCTAGTAGAAAAAGATGGCGAGTTCTGGATGACCGTAGGTACTCCTGGAGGATCTACCATTATTACCTCTGTGTTACAAACGGTGCTTAACGTACACGAGTTTGGGATGACTATGCAGGAGGCGGTAAACGCACCACGTTTTCACCACCAGTGGTTACCAGATGTGGTATTATTTGAGCCTAACAGCTTTGATCCAGCCATCATAAGCGGACTGCAAGAAAAGGGTTATGAAACCAACGAGGAGCGCTCTCCCGTAATAGGCAAAGTAGATGGTATTTTAGTCCTCCCTAATGGCACACTAGAAGGCGGCGCAGATAGACGTGGTGATGATACTGCAGTAGGGTTTTAG
- a CDS encoding serine hydrolase: MKYITLIVCVIMSSVLSAQELPIQMDSVEPLETHTSPILRELLIQEINKNSKWKNLVKSNRMSVGVVDMSNLENIEYAGINDEFMMYAASLPKIAILLAAMDAIENGELQDSKEIRKDMRLMISKSNNAASTRMIDRVGYDKIEQVLRSDQLKLYDEEVGGGLWVGKRYAAGGKRNPDPMKGLSHAATARQVCSFYYQLAMGNLVSTEKSEEMLDIMKDPALHHKFVNTLDKIAPKADIYRKSGSWKNWHSDSVLVWGPERKYILVALIEDAQGEQIVRDLVIPLEKAMKKSRALAYN, translated from the coding sequence ATGAAATATATCACGCTTATAGTGTGCGTTATAATGTCTTCTGTACTTAGTGCTCAGGAGCTTCCTATACAGATGGACTCTGTAGAGCCTCTTGAGACTCATACGAGTCCTATATTGAGAGAGCTTTTAATACAAGAGATTAATAAAAACTCAAAATGGAAAAATCTAGTGAAGTCTAATAGAATGTCTGTAGGCGTTGTAGATATGTCTAACTTAGAGAATATAGAATATGCTGGTATCAATGATGAGTTTATGATGTATGCCGCAAGTTTACCTAAGATTGCCATACTTCTTGCAGCAATGGATGCTATAGAAAATGGCGAACTACAAGACTCAAAAGAGATACGCAAGGATATGCGACTTATGATAAGTAAGTCTAATAATGCGGCTTCTACTCGTATGATAGACCGTGTGGGCTATGATAAAATAGAACAAGTACTGCGCAGTGACCAGCTCAAACTGTATGATGAAGAAGTAGGCGGTGGTTTATGGGTAGGAAAGAGATATGCCGCTGGCGGAAAACGTAACCCAGACCCTATGAAGGGACTTAGTCACGCAGCTACAGCTAGACAGGTATGTAGTTTTTACTACCAGCTTGCAATGGGTAACCTAGTAAGTACAGAAAAGTCTGAAGAGATGCTGGATATTATGAAAGACCCGGCGCTACACCACAAATTTGTAAACACGCTAGATAAAATTGCTCCTAAGGCAGATATCTACAGGAAGTCTGGATCGTGGAAGAATTGGCACTCTGACTCTGTACTGGTATGGGGACCTGAGCGCAAGTATATACTAGTGGCTCTTATAGAAGATGCACAGGGTGAGCAAATTGTAAGAGATTTAGTAATTCCTTTAGAAAAAGCAATGAAAAAATCACGAGCTTTAGCCTATAATTAG